In Paramormyrops kingsleyae isolate MSU_618 chromosome 13, PKINGS_0.4, whole genome shotgun sequence, a single window of DNA contains:
- the cmtr2 gene encoding cap-specific mRNA (nucleoside-2'-O-)-methyltransferase 2 has translation MSGAQGRRRKIKTGKSLDLNSFSVDVAEEIKELFKKKTKYNKPRSEGWCIPDPSESFTHTAQQHGCLQALKNSLNAVKNQLSDKNLEVWHQHTSFTNRAGKIIAQVRVTANAEICTQAWCKFYEILCNFHPIPDKVLQCGELNSVHLCEAPGAFIASLNHYLKTSSSFCDWQWIANTLNPYHEGNSTSTMITDDRLIINTLPWWFFGSDNTGDIMLQKHLLELQHLTRNMSTIDLVTADGSFDCQGSPDEQEAVVAPLHYCETVAALLLLGEGGSFVLKMFTLYEHSSVCLLYLLNCCFREVNVFKPATSKAGNSEVYVVCLDYCNKEAVRPLLSKMIRNFGPDITSLGALFPHTLIPESFLTQHENVCKYFHKHQVQTIKENLQLFQAMSAKQQQRLEQLRDCAVEFYLCQFRVQYLQRSKWISKNIIPGCAVNCKLFGPRKQAASFNERKEQQSMTWREKVLKGCYREEAEEHALQGMGTDCVLEGPARDCDMNNWYILVGPQLTTIKSTPFCDLELLSHLNEALEQSELGKCGSAGPLVRPCSSCTALMPSSILSEVLECSQPDNSACRQGCRCVVVGSSSLLSHVPEMDKTLVKITLEPPCRTLHQRTLHDGEPRYQHAFLTRILLALQRLQAGGSLVLPILSAFTRVTAGLVLALHQCFRSVTFRCPISSDALGPVAMLLCIDYQQQPNGQLLTFLEDMQCQMSTFQEPDSQASQILQFVPMEVLLKGALPEFLWNMNTTIARYKLHLLMEAEQRLLMQKSQIQ, from the coding sequence ATGAGTGGAGCCCAAGGACGGAGAAGGAAAATTAAAACTGGAAAATCATTGGATCTTAACTCCTTCAGTGTGGATGTTGCTGAAGAAATCAAGGAACTATTCAAAAAAAAGACCAAATACAATAAACCGCGGTCAGAGGGCTGGTGCATTCCAGATCCCAGTGAGTCATTTACGCACACCGCCCAGCAACATGGCTGCTTGCAAGCTCTGAAGAATTCCTTAAATGCTGTCAAGAACCAGCTAAGTGACAAAAACCTGGAGGTGTGGCACCAGCACACGTCCTTCACCAATAGAGCTGGTAAGATAATAGCCCAGGTACGTGTCACTGCTAATGCAGAAATCTGCACCCAGGCGTGGTGCAAGTTTTATGAGATCTTGTGCAATTTTCATCCGATCCCTGACAAGGTCCTACAGTGTGGGGAGCTGAATTCCGTGCACCTCTGTGAAGCTCCGGGCGCTTTCATTGCCAGTCTTAACCACTACCTGAAAACCAGCTCCTCTTTCTGTGACTGGCAATGGATCGCCAACACCCTGAACCCTTATCACGAAGGCAATTCCACTAGCACCATGATTACAGATGATCGCTTGATTATCAACACGCTACCCTGGTGGTTTTTTGGTAGTGATAATACTGGAGATATAATGCTGCAGAAGCATCTGCTTGAGCTGCAGCATTTGACCAGAAACATGTCCACCATTGATCTGGTCACGGCAGATGGAAGCTTTGACTGTCAGGGAAGCCCAGATGAGCAGGAAGCTGTGGTGGCCCCACTGCACTACTGTGAGACGGTAGCTGCGCTGCTTCTGCTTGGAGAGGGAGGCTCGTTTGTCCTAAAGATGTTCACGCTCTATGAACACTCTTCTGTCTGCTTGCTCTACTTACTGAATTGTTGCTTCCGCGAGGTTAATGTTTTCAAGCCAGCCACCAGCAAGGCTGGCAACTCAGAGGTTTACGTCGTCTGCTTGGACTACTGCAACAAAGAAGCTGTGAGACCCTTGCTGTCTAAAATGATCCGGAATTTCGGCCCTGATATCACCAGCCTGGGAGCGCTCTTCCCCCACACTCTCATTCCAGAGTCTTTCCTCACACAGCATGAAAATGTCTGCAAGTACTTTCATAAGCACCAGGTTCAAACGATTAAGGAAAACCTGCAATTGTTCCAAGCTATGAGTGCCAAACAGCAACAGAGACTGGAACAATTGAGAGACTGCGCGGTGGAGTTTTACCTCTGTCAGTTTCGAGTGCAGTACCTCCAGCGAAGCAAGTGGATCTCAAAAAATATAATCCCAGGCTGTGCTGTGAATTGCAAACTTTTTGGTCCTAGAAAGCAGGCGGCATCCTTTAATGAAAGGAAAGAACAGCAGTCCATGACTTGGAGGGAGAAGGTTCTAAAGGGCTGTTACAGGGAGGAGGCTGAAGAACACGCCTTGCAGGGAATGGGAACAGACTGTGTGCTTGAAGGACCAGCAAGAGACTGTGACATGAATAATTGGTACATCTTGGTCGGTCCACAGTTGACTACAATCAAGAGCACCCCCTTTTGTGACTTGGAACTGCTGAGCCATTTAAACGAAGCTCTGGAGCAGTCAGAGTTGGGAAAGTGTGGATCTGCGGGGCCGCTTGTACGACCTTGCAGCTCTTGCACGGCTCTAATGCCTTCCTCCATCCTTTCTGAGGTGCTGGAATGCAGTCAGCCGGACAATAGCGCGTGTAGGCAGGGGTGTCGGTGTGTGGTTGTGGGGAGCTCATCCTTGCTTAGCCATGTACCAGAGATGGACAAGACATTAGTGAAGATCACGCTGGAGCCCCCTTGCCGCACATTGCATCAGAGAACACTCCATGATGGTGAACCACGATATCAGCATGCATTTCTTACCCGCATTTTGCTTGCGCTCCAAAGGCTTCAAGCGGGGGGATCCTTAGTGCTGCCTATCCTCTCTGCCTTCACACGGGTCACAGCAGGGCTGGTCCTTGCCTTGCATCAGTGCTTCCGCTCTGTCACGTTCAGGTGCCCCATATCCTCTGATGCCCTGGGCCCTGTTGCCATGCTGCTGTGCATTGACTACCAACAACAGCCCAACGGTCAACTACTGACCTTCCTGGAAGACATGCAGTGCCAGATGTCCACTTTCCAAGAGCCTGACAGCCAGGCATCCCAGATCCTGCAGTTTGTGCCAATGGAGGTTCTTCTAAAAGGGGCACTGCCAGAGTTTCTGTGGAACATGAACACGACCATTGCAAGATATAAGCTGCACCTGCTGATGGAGGCTGAGCAGAGGTTGCTGATGCAAAAGAGCCAGATCCAGTGA
- the LOC111851837 gene encoding purine nucleoside phosphorylase-like, whose protein sequence is MSSPVESSYTYENYKETADWLLAKIKEKQKPKIAIICGSGLGGLADLLQNQTVLRYKDIPHFRESTVHGHAGHLVFGELNGKSCVCMKGRCHFYEGRSCSEVTYPVRVFSLLGVETLIVTNAAGGLNPKFNVGDIMLIKDHINFLGLAGQSPLRGPNEERFGVRFPCMSDAYDQDLLRLAQQTAEKQNCSSFLQQGVYCMVGGPTYETVAEAMLLHTLGADAVGMSTVPEVVVARHCRLRVLGLSLITNKVVSEYDCADRANHEEVLATTEMRAGELQRLVSNLVSQI, encoded by the exons ATGTCGTCGCCTGTGGAGAGCAG CTACACATATGAGAACTACAAAGAAACAGCAGACTGGCTATTGGCTAAGATAAAGGAGAAGCAGAAACCCAAAATAGCCATCATCTGTGGCTCTGGTCTTGGAGGTTTAGCAGATCTGCTGCAGAACCAGACTGTATTGCGTTACAAAGACATCCCACACTTCCGTGAGAGCACAG TGCATGGTCATGCTGGTCACCTGGTGTTTGGAGAGCTGAATGGGAAGTCCTGTGTCTGCATGAAAGGCCGCTGCCACTTTTACGAGGGTCGCAGCTGCTCTGAG GTGACATACCCAGTACGAGTGTTCTCCCTCCTTGGGGTGGAGACGCTAATTGTCACTAACGCTGCTGGGGGACTGAACCCCAAGTTCAATGTGGGCGACATCATGCTGATCAAAGATCACATTAATTTCCTAGGATTGGCAGGCCAGAGCCCCTTACGCGGCCCCAATGAGGAGCG GTTCGGCGTTCGCTTCCCCTGCATGTCAGACGCCTATGACCAGGACTTGCTGCGCCTGGCCCAGCAGACCGCAGAAAAGCAAAACTGCTCCTCCTTCCTTCAGCAAGGAGTGTACTGTATGGTGGGAGGCCCCACCTATGAGACTGTCGCTGAGGCCATGCTGCTGCACACCCTGGGGGCCGATGCTGTCG GGATGAGCACAGTGCCTGAGGTGGTGGTGGCCCGTCACTGCCGCCTGCGCGTTCTTGGCCTGTCCCTCATCACCAACAAGGTGGTGAGTGAGTATGACTGCGCTGACCGTGCCAATCACGAGGAGGTGCTGGCGACCACTGAAATGAGGGCTGGGGAGCTGCAGAGGCTGGTCAGCAATCTGGTGTCCCAGATATGA